In the Acidobacteriota bacterium genome, one interval contains:
- a CDS encoding LytTR family DNA-binding domain-containing protein has product MPQTFKTLIVDDERLARKELRSMLAEHPLIDIVGEAESVAKAIELIERENPDVVFLDIQMPGESGFDLLEQIAANFKTIFVTAFDAFALRAFEVNALDYLLKPINPERLARALERLTAAEPIAQVSQRKLEYTDRLFIEAGERSVFLKVEAIVCITAAGDYSEILTNNGQKSLVLKPLKEWEERLPEKFFTRIHRSAIVNLEYVERLESWFNQSYRVYLKTLSEPLMMSRRYAAKLKNKFS; this is encoded by the coding sequence ATGCCGCAAACCTTTAAAACGCTCATCGTCGATGATGAGAGATTGGCGCGCAAAGAATTACGTTCGATGCTTGCCGAACATCCCTTGATTGACATTGTCGGTGAAGCCGAAAGTGTTGCGAAAGCCATCGAACTCATTGAACGGGAAAACCCGGATGTGGTTTTTCTGGACATTCAAATGCCGGGCGAAAGCGGTTTTGATTTGCTCGAACAAATCGCGGCGAATTTCAAAACCATTTTCGTCACGGCATTTGATGCCTTTGCGCTCAGGGCTTTTGAAGTCAATGCCCTCGATTACCTGTTAAAACCGATTAATCCCGAACGGTTGGCGCGCGCCCTTGAGCGATTGACTGCGGCAGAACCCATCGCGCAAGTTTCTCAACGCAAGCTCGAATACACCGACCGCTTGTTTATCGAAGCGGGCGAGCGTTCGGTATTTTTAAAAGTCGAAGCCATTGTCTGCATCACGGCTGCCGGTGATTATTCGGAAATCCTCACCAACAACGGGCAAAAATCACTGGTGTTAAAACCCTTGAAAGAATGGGAAGAACGTTTGCCGGAAAAATTTTTCACCCGCATTCATCGTTCGGCAATTGTCAATCTCGAATATGTCGAACGATTGGAGAGTTGGTTCAATCAATCCTATCGCGTCTATTTGAAAACCCTAAGTGAACCGTTGATGATGAGCCGCCGTTACGCCGCCAAACTCAAAAACAAATTCAGTTAA
- a CDS encoding choice-of-anchor tandem repeat NxxGxxAF-containing protein: protein MNNFVIVKRTIFFVAILFTFQEFSIFAQTSGFTFAPIVKRGDPSPDGGRFFNCGDCEGRINGAHAFNSLGEIGLAAETEGACFDGLFLASKDRSFLVADLCQPTAWGKFFLTGPININNQSEAAFIAGPLVNGAIQGMILRYSNGQVSKVVAEGDATGLGTTFRHCGFSDPSINDKGEIAFGACSNDGQAFFRDGIFVHANGQLIPIAVNEDVTDILPGKFYFNFFPAVQAYINNNSEVLFQGKIILDSLERERYGWFLKTHDGIKKIFIDADPLVDGLSVKDRTIGTSDLNDNGEVAFAVLLDGKADSGIFRRSGNQISKIMTQGDATPIGGKFSTLDDPDLIERFLLLRPRINANSAVAFKAKVIDGSSGTAIFLASPNAMLKVVAVGDTVPTGETIREIDTFALNDLGEVAFFAYGRKNHTQPLGVYKATPVQPVIKKVKLKNKNGRLELRVNGNGMITNDSVIEINGVRLEVMSYPETAREAGGTTTQIISRDARLEQLLPVGQSVEVAVFNPLTNRRSEAKIITR from the coding sequence ATGAACAATTTTGTAATCGTGAAGCGGACGATCTTTTTTGTCGCCATTCTGTTTACCTTTCAAGAATTTTCAATATTCGCACAAACCAGCGGCTTTACTTTTGCTCCCATTGTCAAACGTGGAGACCCCAGCCCTGATGGCGGGCGGTTTTTCAATTGTGGCGATTGCGAAGGACGCATCAATGGCGCGCACGCTTTTAATAGCCTTGGTGAAATAGGGCTTGCAGCTGAGACCGAGGGAGCCTGCTTCGACGGATTATTTTTAGCAAGTAAAGATCGAAGTTTCCTTGTTGCAGATCTTTGTCAACCAACTGCTTGGGGTAAGTTCTTTTTGACGGGACCAATAAATATAAATAATCAATCCGAAGCAGCTTTCATTGCTGGCCCATTGGTGAACGGCGCGATTCAAGGAATGATCCTTCGCTACTCAAATGGTCAGGTTTCCAAAGTCGTTGCCGAAGGCGATGCCACCGGGCTTGGCACCACTTTTAGACATTGCGGCTTTAGTGATCCAAGTATCAATGACAAAGGCGAAATCGCTTTCGGCGCGTGCTCCAATGACGGACAAGCTTTTTTCCGTGACGGTATCTTCGTTCATGCCAACGGACAACTCATTCCCATCGCCGTCAACGAAGATGTCACCGACATTTTACCCGGCAAGTTCTACTTCAATTTCTTTCCCGCTGTACAAGCCTACATCAACAACAACAGCGAAGTCCTCTTTCAAGGCAAAATCATTCTTGATTCATTAGAGCGCGAACGCTATGGCTGGTTTCTTAAAACTCACGACGGCATCAAAAAAATATTCATCGATGCTGACCCCTTGGTTGACGGCTTGAGCGTCAAAGACCGCACCATCGGCACCAGTGATTTGAATGATAACGGTGAAGTCGCTTTTGCAGTCTTACTGGATGGCAAAGCCGACAGCGGCATCTTCAGGCGTTCCGGCAATCAAATCAGCAAAATTATGACGCAAGGCGATGCCACCCCGATTGGCGGCAAATTCTCTACCCTCGATGACCCGGATTTAATCGAGCGTTTTCTGTTGCTCAGACCGCGCATCAATGCCAACAGCGCCGTGGCATTCAAAGCCAAAGTCATTGACGGCAGTTCCGGCACAGCGATTTTCCTGGCTTCACCAAACGCTATGCTCAAAGTCGTGGCAGTCGGCGACACCGTGCCCACCGGCGAAACCATTCGCGAAATTGATACCTTCGCCTTGAATGATTTGGGCGAGGTGGCGTTTTTCGCCTATGGTCGCAAAAATCACACCCAACCGCTTGGCGTTTACAAAGCGACGCCAGTGCAACCGGTCATCAAAAAAGTCAAACTCAAAAACAAAAATGGTCGCTTGGAATTGCGGGTCAACGGCAACGGCATGATTACCAACGATTCGGTGATTGAAATCAATGGCGTGAGGCTTGAGGTGATGAGCTACCCGGAAACTGCCAGAGAAGCGGGCGGCACCACAACGCAAATCATCAGCCGCGATGCCCGCCTTGAACAATTACTTCCTGTCGGACAAAGCGTAGAGGTCGCGGTTTTCAATCCATTAACGAATCGGCGCAGTGAAGCGAAAATCATCACGCGATAG
- a CDS encoding DUF4252 domain-containing protein, translating to MNNIKSICQQIFGIALMLFALSAIPAYGQNAKLNIDNLNYLNDKAVQIVDITLGKELIQMASQFIPGKTPDELKIKELLNTIQGVYVKRFEFENEGVFTDSDVNPIRSQLQNPAWAKIITYINKKKDGNKMNVEVFLMTQGSIIHGLSVLATETKALTVVNLVGPIDLQKLAELEGRFGIPDIGLRQATGQPAQQDEANKKDPNKKP from the coding sequence ATGAACAACATTAAATCCATTTGCCAACAAATTTTCGGTATTGCGCTTATGCTTTTTGCCCTGAGCGCAATACCCGCCTACGGGCAAAACGCCAAACTCAACATCGACAATCTCAACTACCTGAACGACAAAGCTGTGCAGATCGTTGATATCACGTTGGGCAAGGAATTGATCCAGATGGCGAGTCAATTCATTCCCGGCAAAACGCCCGATGAGTTAAAAATCAAAGAATTGCTCAATACCATTCAAGGCGTATATGTCAAACGCTTCGAGTTTGAAAACGAAGGCGTGTTTACGGATAGTGATGTGAATCCGATTCGTTCACAACTGCAGAACCCGGCGTGGGCGAAAATCATCACCTATATCAACAAGAAAAAAGACGGCAACAAAATGAATGTCGAAGTTTTTCTGATGACCCAGGGCAGCATCATTCACGGTCTGTCGGTTCTCGCAACCGAAACCAAAGCCTTGACGGTCGTCAATCTGGTTGGCCCGATTGACCTGCAAAAACTTGCGGAACTCGAAGGTCGTTTCGGCATTCCCGATATTGGTCTCAGACAAGCCACCGGGCAACCCGCACAACAGGATGAAGCAAATAAAAAAGACCCGAATAAAAAACCATAA
- a CDS encoding RNA polymerase sigma factor, with translation MNREILFRAEERLASAAAGDQLAFAEIVGEQQAMVFSLAFHFLRDRELAEELAQEVFLLLHQNLSSIKSPAHLTFWLRKVTSHRCIDATRRQQARPQVYLEDLPEPVAETPDSDPMLNRSLHKLVAALPENARMVLVLRYQEDLEPTEIAEVLGMPLNTVKSHLRRSLATLREKLSRSIGEVNV, from the coding sequence TTGAATCGGGAGATTTTATTCCGAGCGGAGGAACGACTTGCCAGCGCCGCTGCCGGTGATCAGTTGGCGTTTGCCGAAATCGTCGGTGAACAACAGGCAATGGTCTTCAGTTTAGCATTCCATTTCCTGCGCGACAGAGAACTGGCGGAAGAACTGGCACAAGAGGTTTTCCTTCTTCTCCACCAAAACCTGTCCTCCATAAAGTCTCCCGCCCACCTAACCTTTTGGCTCCGTAAGGTCACGAGCCACCGTTGTATTGACGCGACCCGGCGACAGCAGGCGCGACCGCAGGTTTATCTCGAAGATTTGCCGGAGCCGGTTGCCGAGACTCCAGACTCAGACCCGATGCTCAATCGCTCTTTGCACAAACTGGTTGCCGCGCTGCCGGAAAATGCGCGAATGGTTCTGGTGCTGCGCTATCAGGAAGATTTGGAACCGACCGAGATTGCCGAAGTTTTAGGCATGCCGCTGAACACTGTGAAAAGCCACTTGCGGCGGTCGCTGGCTACGCTCAGAGAAAAGTTGTCGCGTTCGATAGGAGAAGTAAACGTATGA
- a CDS encoding outer membrane beta-barrel protein — MSKFIRWFSFLFALVLFIQSANAQSEVPKFEVGGQFSFIRLNYSPDSIFVGGNPLPKENFKGGGGRLTYNINKTFAIEGVIERFSVEDHDLNPFFGGNQEILPQPKVQGFFGVKTGVRHKRYGIFFKARPGFTKYTPTLSCNGANCQEIKVTRFAFDIGGVVEGYLSKHFMVRADVGGTYLRYPSTTKTEVIDQQGPRISTREGINGLSLQISAGVGFRF, encoded by the coding sequence ATGTCGAAATTTATTCGTTGGTTCAGTTTTCTTTTCGCGCTAGTTCTTTTCATTCAATCCGCAAATGCCCAATCTGAAGTGCCAAAATTTGAAGTCGGCGGTCAATTTTCATTTATCCGTTTGAACTACAGCCCGGATAGCATATTCGTTGGGGGTAATCCTTTACCCAAAGAGAACTTCAAAGGGGGCGGTGGCAGATTGACCTATAACATCAACAAAACCTTTGCCATTGAAGGTGTGATTGAACGCTTTTCCGTTGAAGACCATGACCTCAACCCATTTTTTGGCGGGAACCAGGAAATCTTACCTCAACCAAAAGTGCAGGGCTTTTTCGGCGTCAAAACAGGCGTCCGACATAAGCGTTACGGAATATTTTTTAAAGCGCGCCCCGGTTTCACCAAATACACCCCGACATTAAGCTGTAATGGTGCGAATTGCCAGGAGATTAAAGTAACCCGATTTGCCTTTGATATTGGTGGAGTGGTTGAGGGCTATCTTTCAAAACATTTTATGGTAAGAGCAGATGTCGGAGGAACCTATTTGCGCTATCCTTCCACAACAAAAACTGAAGTCATTGACCAGCAAGGTCCGCGTATCAGCACCAGAGAAGGTATCAATGGATTGAGCCTGCAAATCAGCGCCGGAGTCGGTTTTCGATTTTAA
- a CDS encoding DUF5916 domain-containing protein yields the protein MSIASRAQEEAAKANQPTPQPIAKSQPATESNTQTPTTGQQSSQLKKLSANEPRPITAPPSIHIPRVTQAPKLADYLEGKSRPDELKISGFLQREPQDGIPASQETTGYLSYDDKNLYVIFVCKDEPGKIRAHMNKRENTGGDDLVGITLDTFNDHRRAYLFGSNPLGVQMDGIVAEGQDDDMSFDTVWYSEGKVEGDGYVVWFAIPFKSLRFDNADVQTWGVALIRGISRNNETSFYPYVTRRIEGFTQQFATMNGLQKISPGRNIQIIPYGFFARARFLEFDPARLKTDTEFRGGLDAKMVFHDSFTLDVTINPDFSQVESDEPQVTVNQRFEVFFPEKRPFFLENAGYFQAYENLFFSRRIADPDFGARLTGKAGPWELGALAIDDRAPGKRFNPGDPLYNKRAAIGVFRLQRQLPNQSNVGLMATSRDFASSHNRVFSADGRWKLNQNWVLNGQAIQSYTKQLDGEHLSAPAFIVNLNRQGRYFQNFFNYTDRSPEFRAQLGFVPRVDIRHVNNFMSYRWRPKTGKLQSYGFNLYTEGIWNHQGDLQDWRVNLPFVAQFSGDTFLFIRRAEFADSFAGVRVREHTNDLQFSTSFLRWLSFFTNLTTGVQANFFPNEGVPYGAKSLNGQAGFTLRPSSQFSYSQLYIFDRLATRHNHLPAGESKPTVIYNNHIVRSKINYQFNRALSVRAIFDYNAVLPNERLIRLTRDKRFAADLLMTYLVNPGTALYIGYTDGYQNLALSNETPATIRRTGAPTFSTGRQFFAKMSYLLRF from the coding sequence TTGAGCATTGCAAGCCGCGCACAGGAAGAAGCCGCTAAAGCCAATCAACCCACACCACAACCGATTGCGAAATCGCAACCCGCGACCGAGTCGAATACGCAAACCCCGACCACCGGGCAACAGTCATCGCAACTTAAAAAACTTTCGGCAAATGAACCGCGTCCGATTACCGCGCCGCCTTCGATACACATTCCGCGAGTAACCCAAGCGCCGAAACTTGCAGATTATCTCGAAGGCAAATCGCGACCCGATGAATTGAAAATCAGCGGTTTTTTGCAACGCGAACCGCAAGACGGCATCCCCGCCAGTCAGGAGACCACCGGCTATCTTTCATACGACGATAAAAATCTCTATGTGATTTTTGTCTGCAAAGATGAACCCGGCAAAATTCGCGCCCACATGAACAAACGCGAAAACACCGGCGGTGATGACCTCGTCGGCATCACCCTTGATACTTTCAATGACCATCGTCGCGCTTATCTTTTCGGCAGCAATCCGCTCGGCGTGCAAATGGATGGCATCGTCGCCGAAGGGCAAGACGATGATATGAGTTTCGATACCGTCTGGTATTCCGAAGGCAAGGTCGAAGGCGATGGTTATGTCGTCTGGTTTGCGATTCCGTTTAAGAGTTTGCGATTCGATAATGCAGATGTGCAGACCTGGGGCGTAGCGTTGATTCGCGGCATTTCGCGCAATAATGAAACCTCTTTTTATCCGTATGTCACGCGCCGCATCGAAGGCTTTACACAACAGTTCGCAACCATGAACGGATTGCAGAAAATTTCTCCCGGTCGCAATATTCAAATCATTCCTTATGGCTTTTTTGCGCGCGCGCGTTTTTTGGAATTCGACCCGGCGCGACTGAAAACCGACACCGAGTTTCGCGGCGGTCTTGATGCCAAGATGGTGTTTCACGATTCGTTTACCCTGGATGTCACCATTAACCCGGATTTCAGTCAGGTCGAATCGGATGAACCACAGGTAACGGTCAATCAGCGATTTGAAGTCTTCTTTCCCGAAAAACGCCCGTTTTTCCTCGAAAATGCCGGGTATTTTCAAGCCTATGAAAATCTCTTTTTCTCGCGTCGGATTGCCGACCCGGATTTTGGCGCGCGGCTCACGGGTAAAGCCGGACCCTGGGAACTCGGCGCCCTCGCAATCGATGACCGCGCGCCGGGCAAACGCTTCAATCCGGGCGACCCGCTTTATAACAAACGCGCCGCCATCGGCGTATTCAGATTGCAAAGACAACTGCCCAATCAATCGAACGTCGGATTGATGGCGACGAGTCGCGATTTTGCTTCAAGTCATAACCGGGTTTTTTCTGCCGATGGGCGTTGGAAGTTAAATCAGAACTGGGTACTCAACGGGCAGGCGATTCAAAGCTACACCAAGCAACTGGATGGCGAACATCTGTCTGCCCCGGCATTCATCGTCAATTTGAACCGGCAGGGCAGATATTTCCAAAACTTTTTTAATTACACCGACCGCAGTCCTGAATTTCGCGCGCAACTGGGTTTTGTGCCGCGCGTCGATATTCGCCATGTGAATAATTTCATGTCCTATCGTTGGCGACCGAAAACCGGTAAGTTGCAATCGTATGGTTTCAATCTCTACACCGAAGGCATCTGGAATCATCAGGGTGATTTGCAGGATTGGCGAGTGAATCTGCCCTTTGTTGCGCAATTCAGCGGCGATACTTTTCTGTTCATTCGACGCGCCGAATTCGCCGATAGTTTCGCAGGCGTGCGGGTGCGCGAACACACCAACGATTTGCAATTCTCTACAAGCTTTTTACGGTGGCTGTCGTTTTTTACCAATTTGACGACCGGCGTGCAGGCTAATTTTTTCCCGAATGAAGGCGTGCCTTATGGCGCAAAGAGTTTGAACGGTCAGGCGGGGTTTACCCTGCGCCCGTCATCGCAATTTTCCTACAGTCAACTTTACATCTTTGACCGGCTGGCGACGCGCCATAATCATCTGCCCGCAGGCGAAAGCAAACCGACAGTGATTTACAACAATCACATCGTGCGCTCGAAAATCAATTATCAATTCAATCGCGCGCTTTCGGTGCGCGCGATTTTTGATTACAACGCGGTGTTGCCCAATGAACGATTAATTCGTCTGACGCGCGACAAACGCTTTGCGGCGGATTTATTGATGACCTATCTCGTCAATCCCGGCACCGCTTTGTATATCGGGTACACGGACGGTTATCAAAATCTGGCTTTGAGTAATGAGACGCCCGCAACGATTCGGCGCACGGGAGCGCCGACCTTTTCAACCGGACGACAATTTTTTGCCAAGATGAGTTACCTGTTGCGCTTTTAA
- a CDS encoding MBL fold metallo-hydrolase codes for MSRFLATIFLAAILGFTVSAQQDFSKVQMKATKVAGNIYMLEGAGGNIGVSVGADGILIIDDQFAPLADKIRAALKELNPGKLKFILNTHWHGDHTGSNAAFGPEAPIIAHDNVRKRLETGSNTAGRVVQPAPKEALPVITFEQSVSIHFNGEEIRALHYPHGHTDGDSIIFFTKSNVVHMGDDFFAGRFPFVDIDSGGSVEGLVKNIEKVIGKVPADVKIIPGHGAISTLDDLKKYHRMLVETTGVVAKKMKDGKTLQQIQAEGFAEEWKEWGTGFVNANRWIETIHRSMSKK; via the coding sequence ATGTCGCGTTTTCTTGCAACTATTTTTCTAGCTGCAATACTTGGTTTTACCGTATCAGCCCAGCAGGATTTTTCCAAAGTACAGATGAAAGCCACCAAAGTCGCGGGCAACATTTATATGCTCGAAGGCGCAGGCGGCAACATCGGCGTATCCGTAGGCGCGGATGGCATACTGATTATCGACGATCAATTTGCGCCGCTTGCCGATAAAATTCGCGCCGCGCTCAAGGAATTGAACCCCGGCAAATTAAAATTCATTTTGAATACCCATTGGCACGGCGACCACACCGGCAGCAATGCGGCATTTGGACCGGAAGCGCCGATTATCGCTCACGACAATGTGCGCAAACGATTAGAGACCGGCAGCAACACAGCGGGTCGCGTCGTGCAACCTGCGCCCAAAGAAGCTTTGCCGGTGATAACTTTTGAACAATCGGTGTCGATTCATTTCAATGGCGAAGAGATTCGCGCGTTGCATTATCCGCACGGACACACCGATGGTGACAGCATCATCTTTTTTACCAAATCGAATGTCGTGCATATGGGCGACGATTTTTTTGCAGGTCGTTTCCCGTTCGTTGATATTGACAGCGGCGGCAGCGTCGAAGGCTTGGTGAAAAATATTGAAAAGGTCATCGGTAAAGTGCCTGCCGATGTGAAAATCATTCCCGGTCACGGGGCGATTTCCACGCTTGATGATTTGAAAAAATATCATCGCATGCTGGTTGAAACGACCGGCGTGGTGGCGAAGAAAATGAAAGACGGCAAAACCTTGCAGCAGATTCAAGCCGAAGGTTTCGCTGAAGAATGGAAAGAATGGGGCACGGGTTTTGTGAACGCCAATCGCTGGATTGAGACGATTCACCGCTCGATGTCGAAAAAGTAG